The following proteins are encoded in a genomic region of Nocardioides conyzicola:
- a CDS encoding MDR family MFS transporter encodes MSEHASPVAAPAAESPAGEYTHRQILTILSGLMLGMFLGALDQTIVSTSIRTIADDLNGLSVQAWVTTAYLITATITTPIYGKLGDNYGRKKLFMFAISVFIIGSALCSFATSMYQLAAFRAFQGLGAGGLFTLVLAIIGDIVSPRERARYTGYFMAMFGTSSVLGPLIGGFFAGQDTILGLTGWRWVFLVNVPIGIGALVVVFRTLHIHHTPRHVRVDWWGAIALVVGLVPLLTVAEQGREWGWGSPWSLACYVVGALGVVGFFFAERMMGDAALIPLRLFRIRPAAVTISASVLVGVAMFGGIMLLPLYMQIVHGASPTEAGLLTLPMVAGMMAGSIGSGQIISRTGHIRLFPIVGSALIVAGLTLLSLCGADTSLLWVSLSMLVLGLGLGNCMQPLLLIVQNAVPPTEIGVATSSATFFRQIGGTLGVAIFLSVLFSTVGGNIESAIKADSQTPAWQQAVAEGHGLDPSVVAQVQDDSSFIETLPPVIAHPFKVGFAESMDLVFMLAAGVGVLAFLILLLLPPVELRATSASAAARAESAEPPV; translated from the coding sequence ATGAGCGAGCACGCGAGCCCCGTGGCGGCACCGGCGGCAGAGTCCCCGGCCGGCGAGTACACCCACCGGCAGATCCTGACCATCCTCTCCGGGCTGATGCTCGGCATGTTCCTGGGCGCGCTCGACCAGACGATCGTGAGCACCTCGATCCGGACGATCGCCGACGACCTCAACGGGCTGTCGGTCCAGGCGTGGGTGACGACGGCGTACCTGATCACCGCCACGATCACGACGCCGATCTACGGCAAGCTGGGCGACAACTACGGTCGCAAGAAGCTCTTCATGTTCGCGATCTCCGTCTTCATCATCGGCTCCGCGCTGTGCTCGTTCGCGACCTCGATGTACCAGCTCGCCGCGTTCCGCGCCTTCCAGGGACTCGGCGCCGGCGGCCTCTTCACGCTGGTCCTCGCGATCATCGGCGACATCGTGTCGCCGCGTGAGCGTGCTCGCTACACCGGCTACTTCATGGCCATGTTCGGCACGTCGAGCGTGCTCGGCCCGCTGATCGGCGGCTTCTTCGCCGGGCAGGACACCATCCTGGGACTCACCGGGTGGCGCTGGGTCTTCCTGGTCAACGTCCCGATCGGCATCGGCGCCCTCGTCGTGGTCTTCCGCACCCTCCACATCCACCACACCCCGCGGCACGTGCGCGTCGACTGGTGGGGCGCCATCGCGCTGGTGGTGGGGCTGGTGCCGCTGCTCACGGTCGCCGAGCAGGGTCGCGAGTGGGGCTGGGGCTCGCCCTGGTCGCTGGCCTGCTACGTGGTCGGCGCGCTGGGCGTGGTCGGCTTCTTCTTCGCCGAGCGGATGATGGGCGACGCCGCGCTGATCCCGCTCCGACTGTTCCGGATCCGGCCCGCCGCGGTCACGATCTCCGCGAGCGTGCTCGTCGGCGTCGCCATGTTCGGCGGCATCATGCTGCTCCCGCTCTACATGCAGATCGTCCACGGCGCCTCACCGACCGAGGCCGGGCTGCTCACGCTGCCGATGGTGGCCGGGATGATGGCCGGGTCGATCGGCTCCGGGCAGATCATCTCCCGGACCGGTCACATCCGGCTCTTCCCGATCGTCGGCTCGGCCCTCATCGTCGCTGGTCTCACCCTGCTGTCGCTGTGCGGTGCGGACACGTCGCTGCTCTGGGTGAGCCTGTCGATGCTGGTGCTCGGCCTCGGTCTCGGCAACTGCATGCAGCCGCTGCTGCTCATCGTCCAGAACGCCGTGCCCCCGACCGAGATCGGCGTGGCCACGAGCTCGGCCACGTTCTTCCGCCAGATCGGCGGCACGCTCGGCGTCGCGATCTTCCTGTCGGTGCTCTTCAGCACCGTCGGCGGCAACATCGAGAGCGCGATCAAGGCGGACTCCCAGACGCCGGCCTGGCAGCAGGCCGTCGCCGAGGGACACGGGCTCGACCCCTCGGTCGTCGCCCAGGTGCAGGACGACTCGTCGTTCATCGAGACCCTCCCGCCGGTGATCGCGCACCCGTTCAAGGTGGGCTTCGCCGAGTCGATGGACCTCGTGTTCATGCTGGCCGCCGGCGTGGGCGTGCTCGCGTTCCTGATCCTGCTGCTGCTCCCTCCCGTCGAGCTGCGCGCCACGTCCGCGAGCGCCGCCGCCCGGGCAGAGTCGGCCGAGCCACCGGTCTGA
- a CDS encoding GTP cyclohydrolase II — protein sequence MTATLRTDLELPLRFTDGWSTTARVVSFDGLVDGREHVALRLGPAVRREPLVRLHSECLTGDVFGSARCDCGPQLRESLERVAEAGGYLLYLRQEGRGIGLSAKLDAYALQDAGLDTYEANVALGYGEDERDYTVAAQMLQALGERRVALLTNNPDKGRQLAALGIDVTRLVPTGVHRSASNARYLAAKVRHGHLNGHEGASVPVTVQA from the coding sequence GTGACCGCGACCCTCCGCACCGACCTGGAGCTGCCGCTGCGCTTCACCGACGGCTGGTCGACCACGGCGCGCGTCGTCAGCTTCGACGGTCTCGTCGACGGCCGCGAGCACGTGGCGCTGCGCCTCGGTCCCGCCGTACGACGCGAGCCGCTGGTGCGGCTGCACAGCGAGTGCCTCACCGGGGACGTGTTCGGCAGCGCCCGCTGCGACTGCGGCCCGCAGCTGCGGGAGTCGCTCGAGCGGGTCGCGGAGGCGGGGGGCTACCTGCTCTACCTGCGCCAGGAGGGCCGTGGGATCGGCCTCTCCGCCAAGCTCGACGCCTACGCGCTCCAGGACGCCGGCCTGGACACCTACGAAGCCAACGTCGCGCTCGGGTACGGCGAGGACGAGCGCGACTACACGGTGGCGGCCCAGATGCTGCAGGCCCTGGGGGAGCGACGCGTCGCGCTGCTCACCAACAACCCCGACAAGGGACGTCAGCTGGCGGCGCTCGGGATCGACGTCACGCGGTTGGTGCCGACCGGGGTGCACCGGTCGGCGAGCAACGCCCGCTATCTCGCGGCCAAGGTGCGACATGGTCACCTGAACGGCCACGAAGGTGCCTCCGTCCCTGTCACAGTGCAGGCGTGA
- a CDS encoding RibD family protein, producing MPDRPYTLLSCGMSIDGYLDSAGDERLILSNEADLDRVDEVRAGCDAILVGATTVRKDNPRLLVRRPDRQLERVARGLKPSPVKVTVTCHADLDPAGRFFTTGDAERLVYSPSDRVATARSRLGAVATVVDGGPRVTMRSVSEDLHHRGVRRLMVEGGGTIHTQFLAEGLADELQLVVAPFFVGDSAARRFVDDGPFPVRPDRPATLADVRRIGEVVLLRYRLSDRFEESA from the coding sequence GTGCCTGACCGTCCCTACACGCTGCTCAGCTGCGGCATGTCGATCGACGGCTACCTCGACAGTGCCGGCGACGAACGCCTGATCCTCTCCAACGAGGCCGACCTCGACCGGGTCGACGAGGTGCGGGCCGGGTGCGACGCGATCCTGGTGGGCGCCACCACGGTGCGCAAGGACAACCCGCGGCTGCTCGTCCGCCGCCCGGACCGCCAGCTCGAGCGGGTCGCCCGCGGGCTCAAGCCGTCCCCGGTCAAGGTGACCGTCACCTGCCACGCCGACCTCGACCCGGCCGGCCGGTTCTTCACGACCGGCGACGCGGAGCGGCTCGTCTACAGCCCCTCCGACCGGGTCGCGACCGCCCGGTCCCGGCTCGGCGCCGTCGCGACGGTCGTCGACGGCGGGCCCCGGGTCACGATGCGCTCCGTCAGCGAGGACCTGCACCACCGCGGCGTACGGCGCCTGATGGTCGAGGGTGGCGGCACGATCCACACCCAGTTCCTCGCGGAGGGTCTTGCGGACGAGCTGCAGCTGGTGGTCGCGCCCTTCTTCGTCGGCGACTCGGCAGCCCGGCGCTTCGTCGACGACGGCCCGTTCCCGGTCCGCCCGGACCGACCGGCGACGCTGGCCGACGTACGCCGCATCGGCGAGGTCGTGCTGCTGCGCTACCGGCTCTCGGACCGGTTCGAGGAGTCGGCGTGA
- a CDS encoding lysylphosphatidylglycerol synthase domain-containing protein — protein sequence MRWLRLGGGLAILAGVAWWVGPDPFVTAVRSAGPAAIVVALVLTALTTVCCAWRWRVLARGLGVEVPLRDAVAAYYRSQFLNATLPGGVLGDVHRAVRHGALPVVADRGSGQAVQATAAGAVLLLGPAPWASAVLAAGVCLALLRWPQVVAASLLASVGHVLVFLVAARAAGTDASPGELLPLALLVLLAAAIPLNVAGWGPREGVAAWAFAAAGLGAAQGATVAVLYGVLALVATLPGAVLLARSWGRGAVRA from the coding sequence ATGAGGTGGCTGAGGCTCGGCGGCGGCCTGGCGATCCTCGCCGGGGTCGCGTGGTGGGTCGGCCCGGACCCGTTCGTGACGGCGGTGCGGTCGGCCGGCCCGGCGGCGATCGTGGTCGCCCTGGTGCTGACGGCGCTGACCACGGTCTGCTGCGCCTGGCGCTGGCGGGTGCTTGCCCGGGGTCTCGGCGTGGAGGTGCCGCTCCGCGACGCGGTCGCCGCCTATTACCGCTCGCAGTTCCTCAACGCGACGCTGCCCGGAGGCGTGCTCGGCGACGTGCACCGGGCGGTGCGCCACGGCGCCCTGCCCGTGGTGGCCGACCGCGGGTCGGGCCAGGCGGTCCAGGCCACGGCCGCGGGCGCCGTGCTCCTGCTCGGCCCGGCGCCGTGGGCGTCGGCCGTGCTGGCCGCCGGGGTCTGCCTCGCCCTGCTCCGGTGGCCGCAGGTGGTCGCGGCGTCCCTGCTGGCGTCGGTCGGTCACGTGCTGGTCTTCCTGGTCGCGGCCCGGGCGGCCGGCACGGACGCGTCGCCGGGCGAGCTGCTGCCGCTCGCGCTCCTGGTCCTGCTCGCCGCCGCGATCCCGCTCAACGTCGCCGGGTGGGGTCCGCGCGAGGGGGTGGCCGCCTGGGCGTTCGCCGCCGCCGGGCTAGGCGCCGCGCAGGGCGCGACCGTCGCCGTGCTGTACGGCGTGCTCGCGCTGGTCGCGACGCTGCCCGGCGCTGTGCTCCTGGCCCGGAGCTGGGGGAGAGGAGCCGTCCGTGCCTGA
- a CDS encoding glycosyltransferase family 4 protein — protein sequence MIHLVRPAGVDDPDRPSGGNVYDRRVADGLGAVEHVSTRTVPDGAVVLVDGLLSSPALLDETGRLRVVVLVHMPRREPWEGELLGAVAGVVATSRWTRGWLVATYGLDPRRVIVAEPGVDPAPLAPGSADGSALLCVGAVTTLKGYDVLAAALRTLDDLAWSCRGVGATSVEPALAAEVGDAVRLTGPLSRADLDATYAEVDLLVLASRAETYGMVVTEALAHGVPVVGSDVGGVREALGGAGVLVPPGDPEALSRALRHWLTDAEHRAEQRAAARARRTTLTGWDHTVGRVAAALEVLR from the coding sequence GTGATCCACCTCGTGCGTCCCGCGGGCGTCGACGACCCGGACCGGCCGTCGGGCGGGAACGTCTACGACCGCCGCGTCGCCGACGGTCTCGGCGCCGTCGAGCACGTCTCGACACGCACCGTCCCGGATGGCGCCGTGGTGCTGGTCGACGGGCTCCTCTCGTCGCCCGCGCTCCTCGACGAGACCGGTCGGCTCCGGGTGGTGGTGCTCGTCCACATGCCGCGGCGCGAGCCGTGGGAGGGCGAGCTGCTGGGTGCCGTCGCCGGGGTCGTCGCCACCAGCCGGTGGACCCGTGGCTGGCTGGTCGCGACCTACGGCCTGGACCCGCGGCGCGTGATCGTCGCCGAGCCCGGGGTCGACCCGGCGCCGCTCGCGCCTGGGTCCGCCGACGGCTCCGCCCTGCTCTGCGTGGGCGCGGTGACGACGCTCAAGGGGTACGACGTCCTGGCGGCCGCGCTGCGGACGCTCGACGACCTCGCGTGGTCCTGCCGCGGGGTCGGTGCGACGTCGGTCGAGCCCGCGCTCGCGGCCGAGGTCGGTGACGCGGTGCGGCTGACCGGGCCGCTGAGCCGTGCCGACCTCGACGCGACGTACGCCGAGGTCGACCTGCTGGTGCTGGCTTCCCGTGCCGAGACGTACGGGATGGTCGTGACCGAGGCGCTGGCCCACGGGGTGCCGGTGGTCGGGAGCGACGTGGGCGGGGTGCGCGAGGCGCTCGGGGGAGCGGGCGTGCTGGTGCCGCCCGGCGACCCGGAGGCTCTCTCGCGAGCGCTCCGTCACTGGCTGACCGACGCGGAGCACCGCGCCGAGCAGCGAGCGGCCGCGCGGGCCCGGCGTACGACGCTGACCGGGTGGGACCACACGGTCGGGCGGGTGGCCGCGGCGCTGGAGGTGCTGCGATGA
- a CDS encoding 6-carboxytetrahydropterin synthase: MFTVTVRDHMMIAHSLRGEVFGPAQRLHGATYVVDAAFAGPELGPDGILVDIGRATEVLHEVLGALTYRNLDDDPDLAGANTSTEVLARVVADRLADRIAELGDGVRRLVVTLHESHVAWASYERQL; this comes from the coding sequence GTGTTCACCGTGACCGTCCGCGACCACATGATGATCGCCCACAGCCTGCGCGGCGAGGTGTTCGGGCCGGCCCAGCGGCTGCACGGCGCGACGTACGTCGTGGACGCGGCGTTCGCCGGACCCGAGCTCGGCCCCGACGGCATCCTAGTGGACATCGGGCGGGCCACCGAGGTGCTGCACGAGGTGCTCGGCGCGCTGACCTACCGCAACCTCGACGACGACCCCGACCTCGCCGGCGCCAACACCTCGACCGAGGTGCTCGCCCGGGTCGTCGCCGACCGGCTCGCGGACCGGATCGCGGAGCTGGGCGACGGCGTACGACGCCTCGTCGTCACGCTGCACGAGTCCCACGTCGCGTGGGCGTCGTACGAGAGGCAGCTGTGA
- a CDS encoding dehydrogenase, whose amino-acid sequence MTSRTEQAPVEFTAGAFWVREPGRGEIRSERLPEPGPDEVLVRTLHSGVSRGTEALVFRGGVPESQWEEMRAPFQDGRFPGPVKYGYLSVGRVERGPDPLVGTTVFCLHPHQTAYVVPAAAVVAVPDGVPARRAVLAGTVETALNALWDLGPLPGDRITVVGAGMVGCSVARLLARIPEVEVTLADVDPSRAEVAALLGVGFALPADAAGDRDAVVHTSATAAGLQLCVDLLAADGTVLDLSWYGDQRVHLSLGGAFHSRRLGIRASQVGAVAAARRHRHTHADRLALALRLLDDPAFDALLTGDSAFAELPDLMPRLSDGRLAALCHTISYLEAPCSP is encoded by the coding sequence GTGACCAGTCGTACGGAGCAGGCGCCGGTGGAGTTCACCGCCGGTGCGTTCTGGGTGCGGGAGCCCGGTCGGGGGGAGATCCGGTCCGAGCGGCTGCCCGAGCCCGGCCCCGACGAGGTGCTGGTCCGCACCCTGCACTCCGGGGTCAGCCGCGGCACCGAGGCGCTGGTGTTCCGCGGCGGCGTCCCCGAGAGCCAGTGGGAGGAGATGCGGGCGCCGTTCCAGGACGGCCGGTTCCCGGGGCCGGTGAAGTACGGCTACTTGAGCGTGGGCCGCGTCGAGCGGGGCCCGGACCCGCTCGTCGGCACGACCGTCTTCTGCCTGCACCCGCACCAGACGGCGTACGTCGTGCCCGCCGCCGCGGTCGTCGCGGTGCCGGACGGCGTGCCCGCCCGCCGGGCGGTCCTGGCCGGCACCGTCGAGACCGCGCTCAACGCGCTGTGGGACCTGGGTCCGCTGCCGGGTGACCGGATCACGGTGGTCGGTGCCGGCATGGTCGGGTGCAGCGTCGCCCGCCTGCTGGCCCGGATCCCCGAGGTCGAGGTGACCCTGGCCGACGTCGACCCGTCCCGGGCCGAGGTGGCGGCGCTCCTCGGGGTCGGCTTCGCGCTGCCGGCCGACGCGGCCGGCGACCGCGACGCCGTCGTCCACACGAGCGCGACCGCCGCGGGGCTCCAGCTCTGCGTGGACCTGCTCGCGGCGGACGGCACCGTGCTCGACCTCAGCTGGTACGGCGACCAACGCGTCCACCTGTCGCTCGGCGGCGCGTTCCACTCCCGTCGCCTGGGGATCCGGGCCAGCCAGGTCGGTGCCGTCGCGGCGGCTCGTCGCCACCGGCACACCCACGCCGACCGGCTCGCCCTGGCGCTGCGGCTGCTCGACGACCCGGCGTTCGACGCGCTGCTGACGGGGGACTCGGCGTTCGCCGAGCTGCCCGACCTGATGCCGCGGCTGAGCGACGGACGTCTCGCCGCGCTGTGCCACACGATCAGCTACCTGGAGGCTCCGTGTTCACCGTGA
- a CDS encoding CDP-alcohol phosphatidyltransferase family protein, with protein sequence MLLVQRPADAITAVRAALAVAVVVIGPTGPGLVLVVVALALDWVDGQVARRTGTASASGARFDMETDAFLILVLSAYAAPEVGWWVLFIGAARYVLWLAERVLPWLRRPVPPRYWRKVVAAVQGIALAAAVSGLLPARLSETLLLGALALLVESFGRDVWWLWRTRHAAAPYPVGGGATLLALGAVWIALVLPRDPGDLARLPVDALLLVAVALLPWRRARASAAAVLGVGMAVLVVIEAFDAGFHTFLDRPFDPLTDWAYLGPGVGVLGDSIGVGAARATAVLAAVVVLVLLVVLPLAAVRAAGTIARHRRPALAVALVLALAPLAQVGSTSASGLAYDEVRQVRSDLADRHEFAAEIEVDPYAGVPPRDLLGGLRGKDVLVVFVESYGRVALQDTSFAPGVEAVVDDGTRRLEAAGWSSRSAFLTSPTFGAASWLAHSTLQSGVWVDSQRRYDQLIDTDRLTLTSAFAGAGWRTVFDVPADTKDWPEGQAYYGFDRIYDSRDVGYRGPQLGYAPVPDQYTLARFQQLELDPGERPPVMAEIDLVSSHHPWAPPPALVPWDQVGDGSTLVAPPTDEDPDVPTLYGRSIEYTMSTLVSWLESQPDPDLVLLVLGDHQPHSYVTGPHPGHDVPVSVIARDPEVLHRIAHWGWQRGLHPRPDAPVWPMDAVRDRFLEAFSR encoded by the coding sequence GTGCTCCTGGTTCAGCGACCGGCGGACGCGATCACCGCCGTCCGGGCAGCGCTCGCGGTGGCCGTCGTCGTGATCGGCCCGACGGGACCCGGCCTGGTGCTCGTCGTGGTGGCGCTCGCCCTGGACTGGGTCGACGGCCAGGTCGCCCGCCGGACGGGGACCGCGAGCGCGTCCGGCGCCCGCTTCGACATGGAGACCGACGCGTTCCTGATCCTGGTGCTCAGCGCGTACGCCGCGCCCGAGGTCGGCTGGTGGGTGCTGTTCATCGGGGCCGCCCGCTACGTGCTGTGGCTCGCCGAACGGGTGCTGCCCTGGCTGCGCCGGCCGGTGCCGCCCCGCTACTGGCGCAAGGTCGTGGCGGCGGTCCAGGGCATCGCGCTCGCGGCCGCGGTCTCGGGCCTGCTGCCGGCGCGGCTGTCCGAGACGCTGCTGCTGGGGGCGCTGGCGCTGCTCGTGGAGTCGTTCGGCCGCGACGTCTGGTGGCTGTGGCGGACCCGCCACGCGGCAGCGCCGTACCCGGTCGGCGGTGGCGCCACCCTCCTGGCGCTGGGCGCGGTCTGGATCGCGCTCGTCCTCCCGCGCGACCCCGGCGACCTGGCCCGGCTGCCGGTCGACGCGCTGCTGCTGGTCGCCGTCGCCCTGCTCCCGTGGCGGCGGGCCCGGGCGTCGGCGGCCGCCGTCCTCGGCGTGGGGATGGCCGTGCTGGTGGTCATCGAGGCGTTCGACGCCGGGTTCCACACGTTCCTGGACCGGCCGTTCGACCCGCTCACCGACTGGGCGTACCTCGGGCCGGGCGTCGGCGTGCTCGGCGACTCGATCGGTGTCGGCGCGGCCCGGGCGACCGCCGTCCTCGCCGCGGTGGTCGTGCTCGTCCTGCTCGTCGTGCTGCCGCTCGCGGCCGTCCGGGCGGCCGGCACGATCGCCCGGCACCGGCGCCCGGCGCTGGCGGTCGCGCTGGTGCTCGCCCTCGCGCCACTCGCCCAGGTCGGCTCGACCAGCGCGTCCGGCCTGGCGTACGACGAGGTGCGCCAGGTGCGCTCCGACCTCGCCGACCGGCACGAGTTCGCGGCCGAGATCGAGGTCGACCCGTACGCCGGCGTACCGCCCCGCGACCTGCTCGGCGGGCTGCGCGGCAAGGACGTGCTCGTGGTGTTCGTCGAGTCCTACGGGCGGGTGGCGCTGCAGGACACGTCGTTCGCACCGGGTGTCGAGGCCGTCGTGGACGACGGGACCCGGCGGCTCGAGGCCGCGGGCTGGTCGTCGCGCAGCGCCTTCCTCACCTCACCCACGTTCGGGGCCGCGAGCTGGCTGGCGCACTCCACGCTCCAGTCCGGGGTCTGGGTCGACAGCCAGCGGCGCTACGACCAGCTCATCGACACGGACCGGCTCACGCTGACGTCCGCCTTCGCCGGGGCGGGCTGGCGCACCGTCTTCGACGTGCCGGCCGACACCAAGGACTGGCCGGAGGGCCAGGCCTACTACGGGTTCGACCGGATCTACGACTCCCGCGACGTCGGCTACCGCGGACCGCAGCTCGGGTACGCGCCGGTGCCGGACCAGTACACGCTGGCGCGGTTCCAGCAGCTCGAGCTCGACCCGGGCGAGCGGCCGCCGGTGATGGCCGAGATCGACCTCGTCTCCAGCCACCACCCCTGGGCGCCGCCGCCCGCGCTGGTGCCGTGGGACCAGGTCGGCGACGGCTCGACGCTGGTCGCTCCCCCGACCGACGAGGACCCCGACGTGCCGACCCTCTACGGCCGGTCGATCGAGTACACGATGTCGACCCTGGTCTCCTGGCTGGAGTCGCAGCCGGACCCGGACCTGGTGCTGCTCGTGCTCGGCGACCACCAGCCGCACTCCTACGTGACCGGGCCGCACCCCGGGCACGACGTCCCGGTCTCGGTGATCGCCCGGGACCCGGAGGTGCTGCACCGAATCGCCCACTGGGGCTGGCAGCGCGGCCTGCACCCGAGGCCCGACGCGCCGGTGTGGCCCATGGACGCCGTACGCGACCG